From Calonectris borealis chromosome 7, bCalBor7.hap1.2, whole genome shotgun sequence, one genomic window encodes:
- the LOC142084545 gene encoding uncharacterized protein LOC142084545, producing the protein MRGPGRGDRAGGRAAAGSASCSPADTVALTPPGCGAGCRGSGSSRAAGRPGRAARPGPACPAPLGAAWPVARGPGQRREPSSRPGGDAAGRAPGIVDRIGPVVPGLPKAGTLCRPPECGQGRTLPGLGAGNQLWVPRASPPPLWATPGQGAAREGARVVGAIRLRQRPLGLHLRFVRAERPPPPPTPASMAVIRSSPGVGGRRPGFVSAGTVGILGSVTVCRDCEALRETLKCPAFHKAAALKEMKGALLHLQAKCFRGKDHPCHFPVPQEKQRYRFGACIVPEENVNLRHTCLIKVSKRTWRQHGLVN; encoded by the exons ATGCGGGGGCCTGGCCGCGGGGatcgggcgggcgggcgggcggccgccggctCTGCCTCTTGCTCCCCGGCGGACACCGTGGCACTGACACCGCCGGGCTGCGGCGCCGGCTGCCGAGGCTCCGGGT CCAGCCGCGCCGCGGGGAGGCCCGgccgggcggcccggcccggcccagcctgcCCGGCTCCGCTCGGGGCGGCCTGGCCCGTGGCCCGTGGGCCTGGGCAGCGGAGAGAGCCGTCCTCCCGCCCGGGCGGGGATGCCGCTGGCCGTGCCCCTGGCATTGTCGATCGAATCGGGCCGGTTGTGCCGGGCCTGCCCAAGGCAGGGACCCTCTGCCGGCCCCCAGAGTGCGGGCAGGGTAGGACACTGCCAGGGCTGGGCGCGGGCAACCAGCTCTGGGTGCCCCGAGCCAGCCCCCCGCCTCTGTGGGCAACTCCCGGGCAGGGGGCCGCGAGGGAAGGGGCGAGAGTGGTGGGCGCCATCAGGCTCCGACAAAGGCCTCTGGGTCTACACCTCCGCTTCGTGAGGGCCGAGAGACCACCGCCTCCACCCACGCCCGCCAGCATGGCGGTGATAAGGAGCAGTCCTGGCGTAGGTGGCCGAAGGCCTGGCTTTGTGTCTGCTGGGACAGTTGGGATCTTGGGATCTGTGACTGTCTGCAGGGACTGTGAGGCCCTCAGGGAAACATTGAAATGCCCGGCTTTCCACAAAGCAGC agctttGAAGGAGATGAAGGGGGCTTTACTTCACCTCCAAGCCAAATGCTTCAGAGGAAAAGATCATCCCTGCCATTTTCCCGTGCCACAGGAAAAGCAGAG ATACCGTTTTGGAGCCTGCATCGTTCctgaagaaaatgtgaatttaagGCACACGTGCTTGATTAAGGTGTCTAAGAGAACATG
- the FHIP2A gene encoding FHF complex subunit HOOK interacting protein 2A isoform X1, translated as MFSKFTSILQHAVEALAPSLPLQEDFVYHWKAITHYYIETSDDKAPVTDTNIPSHLEQMLDILVQEENERESGETGPCMEYLLHHKILETLYTLGKADCPPGMKQQVLAFYTKLLGRIRQPLLPHINVHRPVQKLIRLCGEVLATPTENEEIQFLCIVCAKLKQDPYLVNFFLESKLKAMACKGSASVITEDMLKGQDSLTTDTGQPVQPEEIPGPAGAEQMEKEDDLPQQADDLSFSLDELNVTSSPESSAVCPNQDYNLVNSLLNLTKSPDGRIAVKACEGLMLLVSLPEPAAAKCLTQSTCLCELLTDRLATLYKALPQSLDPLDIETVEAINWGLDSYSHKEDASAFPGKRALISFLSWFDYCDQLIKEAQKTAAVAMAKAVRERFFIDVMEPQLMQTSEIGILTSTALLHRMVRQVTSDVLLQEIVYFILGEHREPETLTDINRHPLRHRLIEHCDHISDEISIMTLRMFEHLLQKPNEHILYNLVLRNLEERNYMEYKPLCQEDKDVVENGQIAGAVDLEEDPLFTDLSPDNTLSTQEWLSASPPVSPEHPKNDGKTEVHKIVNSFLCLVPDEAKSSYHVEGTGYDTYLRDAHRQFRDYCVICLRWEWPGSPRSLEKCNLEASFFEGHFLKVLFERMGRILDQPYDVNLQVTSVLSKLSLFPHPHIHEYLLDPYVNLASGCRSLFSVIVRVVGDLMVRIQRIPDFTPKLLLVRKRLLGLEPEGPIIDHMTLLEGVIVLEEFCKELAAIAFVKYHASSTP; from the exons ATGTTCTCCAAGTTCACCTCCATCCTGCAGCACGCCGTGGAGGCG ctcgcaccttcccttccatTACAAGAAGATTTCGTTTACCACTGGAAAGCAATCACCCATTACTACATAGAGACGTCAg ATGACAAAGCTCCTGTGACTGATACCAACATTCCTTCTCACCTGGAACAGATGTTGGATATTCTAgttcaagaagaaaatgagagggaaTCAGGCGAAACAGGACCATGTATGGAATATTTGCTACATCACAAGATTTTGGAGACACTCTACACACTAGGAAAAGCTGAT TGTCCTCCAGGAATGAAACAGCAAGTTTTGGCTTTTTATACAAAACTTCTTGGAAGAATACGGCAACCTCTTCTTCCCCACATAAATGTGCATAGGCCAGTGCAG AAATTAATCAGGCTATGTGGTGAAGTTCTGGCAACAccaacagaaaatgaagaaattcagtTTCTCTGTATAGTATGTGCAAAGCTGAAACAGGATCCATACCTGGTCAACTTCTTCCTTGAG AGTAAGTTAAAAGCAATGGCTTGCAAAGGATCAGCAAGTGTAATCACAGAAGACATGCTAAAAGGCCAAGACTCTTTGACAACAGACACGGGACAGCCCGTTCAGCCTGAAGAAATACCTGGTCCTGCTGGAGCAGAACAAATGGAGAAGGAAGATGACCTCCCGCAACAGGCGGATGATCTCTCTTTCAGTCTGGATGAACTAAATGTCACATCATCACCCGAGTCCTCCGCTGTTTGTCCAAATCAAGACTATAATTTAGTGAATTCTCTACTAAACCTCACTAAAAGTCcc GACGGCCGGATAGCAGTGAAGGCCTGTGAAGGCCTCATGCTTTTGGTGAGTTTGCCAGAACCAGCAGCGGCCAAGTGCCTGACTCAAAGCACTTGTTTATGTGAATTGTTGACAGACAGGCTGGCCACCCTCTACAAAGCCCTGCCTCAGTCACTGGATCCCTTAGACATTGAAACAGTGGAGGCAATTAACTGGGg TTTGGATTCCTATAGCCACAAAGAAGATGCATCTGCTTTTCCAGGGAAAAGAGCgttgatttcatttctttcatggtTTGACTACTGTGATCAACTCATCAAAGAAGCACAAAAG ACTGCTGCTGTTGCTATGGCAAAAGCTGTGCGGGAACGATTTTTCATTGATGTTATGGAACCCCAGCTGATGCAAAC TTCAGAGATTGGAATCCTCACATCAACTGCACTATTGCATCGCATGGTGCGTCAAGTGACTTCAGATGTCCTGCTGCaggaaatagtttattttataCTTGGAGAACACAGAGAGCCAGAAACTTTGACAGACATCAACAGACATCCGTTGCGACACAGGTTAATCGAACACTGTGATCATATTTCTGACGAG ATCAGCATAATGACTTTACGAATGTTTGAGCATCTTTTGCAAAAACCCAATGAGCACATTCTTTATAATTTAGTTCTGAgaaatttagaagaaagaaaCTATATGGAATACAAGCCTCTCTGTCAAGAAGATAAAGATGTGGTAGAGAATGGACAGATTGCAGGAGCAGT AGACCTGGAGGAAGATCCGTTATTTACTGATCTGTCTCCAGATAACACATTGTCAACTCAAGAGTGGCTCAGTGCTTCTCCACCTGTCAGTCCAGAACATCCAAAAAATGATGGGAAGACTGAAGTTCATAAAATTGTAAATAG ttttctCTGTCTTGTACCTGATGAAGCTAAGTCATCATACCATGTGGAGGGTACAGGTTATGATACTTACCTCAGAGATGCACACAGACAA TTCCGGGATTATTGTGTCATCTGCTTACGGTGGGAGTGGCCTGGATCTCCCAGATCTTTGGAAAAGTGCAATTTAGAAGCATCATTTTTTGAAGGACACTTCTTGAAAGTCCTGTTTGAAAGAATGGGCAGGATTCTTGATCAG ccCTATGATGTAAATTTACAAGTTACGTCAGTGTTGTCCAAACTGTCCTTGTTTCCCCACCCTCATATACATGAATACCTTTTGGATCCTTATGTAAACCTAGCTTCTGGCTGCAGGTCTCTCTTCTCTGTTATTGTCAGG GTCGTTGGGGACCTCATGGTTAGAATCCAGCGCATCCCAGATTTCACTCCCAAACTTCTGCTGGTCAGAAAACGCCTGCTGGGCTTGGAGCCGGAAGGGCCCAT catTGACCACATGACGTTACTAGAGGGCGTGATTGTGCTGGAAGAGTTCTGCAAAGAGCTGGCAGCAATTGCATTTGTGAAGTATCATGCCTCATCTACACCATAA
- the FHIP2A gene encoding FHF complex subunit HOOK interacting protein 2A isoform X2, translated as MFSKFTSILQHAVEALAPSLPLQEDFVYHWKAITHYYIETSDDKAPVTDTNIPSHLEQMLDILVQEENERESGETGPCMEYLLHHKILETLYTLGKADCPPGMKQQVLAFYTKLLGRIRQPLLPHINVHRPVQKLIRLCGEVLATPTENEEIQFLCIVCAKLKQDPYLVNFFLESKLKAMACKGSASVITEDMLKGQDSLTTDTGQPVQPEEIPGPAGAEQMEKEDDLPQQADDLSFSLDELNVTSSPESSAVCPNQDYNLVNSLLNLTKSPDGRIAVKACEGLMLLVSLPEPAAAKCLTQSTCLCELLTDRLATLYKALPQSLDPLDIETVEAINWGLDSYSHKEDASAFPGKRALISFLSWFDYCDQLIKEAQKTAAVAMAKAVRERFFIDVMEPQLMQTSEIGILTSTALLHRMVRQVTSDVLLQEIVYFILGEHREPETLTDINRHPLRHRLIEHCDHISDEISIMTLRMFEHLLQKPNEHILYNLVLRNLEERNYMEYKPLCQEDKDVVENGQIAGAVDLEEDPLFTDLSPDNTLSTQEWLSASPPVSPEHPKNDGKTEVHKIVNSFLCLVPDEAKSSYHVEGTGYDTYLRDAHRQFRDYCVICLRWEWPGSPRSLEKCNLEASFFEGHFLKVLFERMGRILDQVVGDLMVRIQRIPDFTPKLLLVRKRLLGLEPEGPIIDHMTLLEGVIVLEEFCKELAAIAFVKYHASSTP; from the exons ATGTTCTCCAAGTTCACCTCCATCCTGCAGCACGCCGTGGAGGCG ctcgcaccttcccttccatTACAAGAAGATTTCGTTTACCACTGGAAAGCAATCACCCATTACTACATAGAGACGTCAg ATGACAAAGCTCCTGTGACTGATACCAACATTCCTTCTCACCTGGAACAGATGTTGGATATTCTAgttcaagaagaaaatgagagggaaTCAGGCGAAACAGGACCATGTATGGAATATTTGCTACATCACAAGATTTTGGAGACACTCTACACACTAGGAAAAGCTGAT TGTCCTCCAGGAATGAAACAGCAAGTTTTGGCTTTTTATACAAAACTTCTTGGAAGAATACGGCAACCTCTTCTTCCCCACATAAATGTGCATAGGCCAGTGCAG AAATTAATCAGGCTATGTGGTGAAGTTCTGGCAACAccaacagaaaatgaagaaattcagtTTCTCTGTATAGTATGTGCAAAGCTGAAACAGGATCCATACCTGGTCAACTTCTTCCTTGAG AGTAAGTTAAAAGCAATGGCTTGCAAAGGATCAGCAAGTGTAATCACAGAAGACATGCTAAAAGGCCAAGACTCTTTGACAACAGACACGGGACAGCCCGTTCAGCCTGAAGAAATACCTGGTCCTGCTGGAGCAGAACAAATGGAGAAGGAAGATGACCTCCCGCAACAGGCGGATGATCTCTCTTTCAGTCTGGATGAACTAAATGTCACATCATCACCCGAGTCCTCCGCTGTTTGTCCAAATCAAGACTATAATTTAGTGAATTCTCTACTAAACCTCACTAAAAGTCcc GACGGCCGGATAGCAGTGAAGGCCTGTGAAGGCCTCATGCTTTTGGTGAGTTTGCCAGAACCAGCAGCGGCCAAGTGCCTGACTCAAAGCACTTGTTTATGTGAATTGTTGACAGACAGGCTGGCCACCCTCTACAAAGCCCTGCCTCAGTCACTGGATCCCTTAGACATTGAAACAGTGGAGGCAATTAACTGGGg TTTGGATTCCTATAGCCACAAAGAAGATGCATCTGCTTTTCCAGGGAAAAGAGCgttgatttcatttctttcatggtTTGACTACTGTGATCAACTCATCAAAGAAGCACAAAAG ACTGCTGCTGTTGCTATGGCAAAAGCTGTGCGGGAACGATTTTTCATTGATGTTATGGAACCCCAGCTGATGCAAAC TTCAGAGATTGGAATCCTCACATCAACTGCACTATTGCATCGCATGGTGCGTCAAGTGACTTCAGATGTCCTGCTGCaggaaatagtttattttataCTTGGAGAACACAGAGAGCCAGAAACTTTGACAGACATCAACAGACATCCGTTGCGACACAGGTTAATCGAACACTGTGATCATATTTCTGACGAG ATCAGCATAATGACTTTACGAATGTTTGAGCATCTTTTGCAAAAACCCAATGAGCACATTCTTTATAATTTAGTTCTGAgaaatttagaagaaagaaaCTATATGGAATACAAGCCTCTCTGTCAAGAAGATAAAGATGTGGTAGAGAATGGACAGATTGCAGGAGCAGT AGACCTGGAGGAAGATCCGTTATTTACTGATCTGTCTCCAGATAACACATTGTCAACTCAAGAGTGGCTCAGTGCTTCTCCACCTGTCAGTCCAGAACATCCAAAAAATGATGGGAAGACTGAAGTTCATAAAATTGTAAATAG ttttctCTGTCTTGTACCTGATGAAGCTAAGTCATCATACCATGTGGAGGGTACAGGTTATGATACTTACCTCAGAGATGCACACAGACAA TTCCGGGATTATTGTGTCATCTGCTTACGGTGGGAGTGGCCTGGATCTCCCAGATCTTTGGAAAAGTGCAATTTAGAAGCATCATTTTTTGAAGGACACTTCTTGAAAGTCCTGTTTGAAAGAATGGGCAGGATTCTTGATCAG GTCGTTGGGGACCTCATGGTTAGAATCCAGCGCATCCCAGATTTCACTCCCAAACTTCTGCTGGTCAGAAAACGCCTGCTGGGCTTGGAGCCGGAAGGGCCCAT catTGACCACATGACGTTACTAGAGGGCGTGATTGTGCTGGAAGAGTTCTGCAAAGAGCTGGCAGCAATTGCATTTGTGAAGTATCATGCCTCATCTACACCATAA